From a region of the Salminus brasiliensis chromosome 4, fSalBra1.hap2, whole genome shotgun sequence genome:
- the spef1 gene encoding sperm flagellar protein 1 isoform X1 — protein MNTILDEEALQDLYAWIDKINLSRPKRNIARDFSDGVMIAEVVRHFYPKLVDLHNYTPAHSTQQKLSNWNTLNRKVFSKLNFHIPEDTVKKVALSTPGSIEPVLCALRERLEDKQTGRNLDGTQDVEYYSTVNEKTQPGIRQVSVSTDTSNKTAAPVKKAHKSSPLAVSGQNVDPAFRLLLEEKEQALLALQETVEILQIKVNRLEHLVHLKDLRIEDLTKHLERYKSRHNHIP, from the exons ATGAATACAATCTTAGATGAAGAAGCTCTGCAGGACCTCTACGCCTGGATAGACAAAATAAACCTCTCCAGACCTAAAAGAAACATAGCGCGCGACTTCAGTGATGGAG TTATGATTGCTGAAGTTGTGAGGCACTTCTACCCCAAACTGGTGGATCTACACAACTACACTCCCGCACACTCCACTCAGCAGAAGCTGAGTAACTGGAACACTCTGAACAG GAAAGTTTTCTCCAAACTGAATTTCCATATACCAGAAGACACAGTGAAAAAGGTAGCGCTGAGCACTCCAGGCAGCATTGAGCCAGTTTTGTGTGCACTTAGAGAGAGACTAGAGGACAAGCAAACAGGAAGAAATCTGGATGGAACACAG GATGTAGAATACTACAGCACTGTAAATGAAAAAACGCAACCAG GAATTCGCCAGGTTTCTGTTTCTACTGACACTTCTAACAAGACAGCAGCCCCTGTGAAAAAGGCACACAAATCCAG CCCTCTCGCAGTATCAGGCCAAAATGTGGACCCAGCCTTTCGCTTGCTTTTGGAGGAGAAGGAGCAAGCTCTGTTAGCTTTGCAGGAGACTGTAGAG ATATTACAGATAAAGGTGAACAGGCTGGAGCATCTGGTCCACCTAAAGGACCTGCGCATCGAGGACCTGACAAAACACTTGGAGCGCTACAAATCACGCCACAACCACATCCCATGA
- the spef1 gene encoding sperm flagellar protein 1 isoform X2, translated as MIAEVVRHFYPKLVDLHNYTPAHSTQQKLSNWNTLNRKVFSKLNFHIPEDTVKKVALSTPGSIEPVLCALRERLEDKQTGRNLDGTQDVEYYSTVNEKTQPGIRQVSVSTDTSNKTAAPVKKAHKSSPLAVSGQNVDPAFRLLLEEKEQALLALQETVEILQIKVNRLEHLVHLKDLRIEDLTKHLERYKSRHNHIP; from the exons ATGATTGCTGAAGTTGTGAGGCACTTCTACCCCAAACTGGTGGATCTACACAACTACACTCCCGCACACTCCACTCAGCAGAAGCTGAGTAACTGGAACACTCTGAACAG GAAAGTTTTCTCCAAACTGAATTTCCATATACCAGAAGACACAGTGAAAAAGGTAGCGCTGAGCACTCCAGGCAGCATTGAGCCAGTTTTGTGTGCACTTAGAGAGAGACTAGAGGACAAGCAAACAGGAAGAAATCTGGATGGAACACAG GATGTAGAATACTACAGCACTGTAAATGAAAAAACGCAACCAG GAATTCGCCAGGTTTCTGTTTCTACTGACACTTCTAACAAGACAGCAGCCCCTGTGAAAAAGGCACACAAATCCAG CCCTCTCGCAGTATCAGGCCAAAATGTGGACCCAGCCTTTCGCTTGCTTTTGGAGGAGAAGGAGCAAGCTCTGTTAGCTTTGCAGGAGACTGTAGAG ATATTACAGATAAAGGTGAACAGGCTGGAGCATCTGGTCCACCTAAAGGACCTGCGCATCGAGGACCTGACAAAACACTTGGAGCGCTACAAATCACGCCACAACCACATCCCATGA